A part of Desulfomicrobium baculatum DSM 4028 genomic DNA contains:
- a CDS encoding 4Fe-4S dicluster domain-containing protein, with amino-acid sequence MKQLSLAIDLDRCIGCKTCVAACRNYHGLTDHATDAPGMIPYYLRVESDRQGTYPDIAIRSWVMPCQHCKNAACIKACTTEAIVKDTETGIVRIMANKCRGSRDCIEACPYGVIQFDAARNKAHKCDLCWDRVHVGEKPVCAEVCLTDAIRFGEKEILKMELEAEGKEIVKKMSAQSMLYFRTPK; translated from the coding sequence ATGAAACAATTAAGTCTCGCCATTGACCTGGACCGCTGCATAGGCTGCAAGACCTGCGTGGCGGCCTGCCGCAACTATCACGGCCTCACAGACCACGCCACGGACGCGCCGGGCATGATCCCCTATTACCTGCGCGTGGAAAGCGACCGCCAGGGCACCTACCCGGACATCGCCATCCGTTCCTGGGTCATGCCCTGCCAGCACTGCAAGAACGCAGCCTGCATCAAGGCGTGCACGACCGAAGCCATCGTCAAAGATACTGAGACCGGCATCGTGCGCATCATGGCGAATAAATGCCGGGGCAGCCGCGACTGCATCGAAGCCTGCCCATACGGAGTCATCCAGTTCGACGCGGCCAGAAACAAGGCCCACAAATGCGACCTGTGCTGGGACCGGGTGCATGTGGGCGAAAAGCCGGTCTGCGCCGAGGTCTGCCTGACCGACGCCATCCGCTTCGGAGAAAAGGAAATCCTGAAAATGGAGCTCGAGGCCGAGGGCAAGGAGATCGTGAAAAAGATGAGCGCCCAGTCCATGCTCTACTTTCGCACGCCCAAATAA
- a CDS encoding molybdopterin-containing oxidoreductase family protein, translating into MDSKWIPTVCYHCKAECPILARVEDGVLKEIRGNPKARGKACVKGMAGVSLEYSPDRLTRPLKRVGKRGEGKFEPCSWDEALHAITGKLSDLRDRGDAHKLTASFFPHSITDPKWRFLNAYGGFINTALPHCDSAKIVACIKAMGGVPNHHIPPNFASVPRGGVIILAGRHAMGCLDDAAVPRDILNAKDRGAILVVIDPIFTADAAKADWWIPIRPSGDTALFTGMTHHIVMNGLYDKGFAQNWIREGDFEKLQSYLADKTPEAMSKICDVPAQDIVKLAEMCASAPSVGVDSFKGIMLGQALDFGHAWTNFLAVTGNIDNPGGQPLPDLTPLSPVLPAPTGPDLAAKGWHRTGPDKDTFGKYSFIMEPTWYEAQAIKNGDLKVLIVAECNPALTEMGQEEWRKAVTMTNDKGEYQLEMLVSYEIMLSDTARYADYVLPDKSYFERWELLFMPWWYNFGHGVALRQPVVEAPGECRHSNEVFIDLGKRLCPEYFAFKDDLEYYDIQLASLDLSVDTLREMGGLWSPGTTGFRKYEQNGFGTPSKKVQLYWEDLEDVNQAMPRVGLAPEYEADAGEFPYILISYRTIFHQGSGQWTHNNPQLRDPVGGLMENPLLINTATAKKLGIEDGALVSVRSRTGTLKVRAKCTERIRPDCLGLHHGFGATVGRVAVLGEGVSDNILIPDSGMTLDWQDVVGGESHVSTRVTVEG; encoded by the coding sequence ATGGACAGTAAATGGATTCCCACCGTGTGTTACCATTGCAAGGCCGAATGCCCCATTCTGGCCCGGGTCGAGGACGGGGTGCTCAAGGAAATCCGGGGCAACCCCAAGGCCAGGGGCAAGGCCTGCGTCAAGGGAATGGCCGGAGTTTCGCTGGAGTACAGCCCCGACCGCCTGACCCGGCCCCTGAAGCGGGTCGGCAAGCGCGGCGAAGGCAAATTCGAGCCCTGCTCCTGGGACGAGGCATTGCACGCCATCACCGGAAAGCTCTCAGACCTGCGCGACCGTGGGGATGCGCACAAGCTCACGGCCAGCTTCTTCCCCCACTCCATCACCGACCCCAAATGGCGTTTCCTGAATGCCTACGGCGGCTTCATCAACACGGCCCTGCCGCACTGCGACTCGGCCAAGATCGTGGCCTGCATCAAGGCCATGGGCGGCGTGCCCAATCATCACATCCCGCCTAATTTCGCTTCCGTGCCGAGGGGCGGGGTCATCATCCTGGCCGGCCGCCACGCCATGGGCTGCCTTGATGACGCGGCCGTACCCCGCGATATTTTGAACGCCAAGGATCGCGGCGCCATCCTCGTGGTCATCGACCCCATCTTCACCGCCGACGCGGCCAAGGCCGATTGGTGGATCCCCATCAGACCTTCGGGGGACACGGCCCTGTTCACGGGCATGACCCATCACATTGTCATGAACGGGCTCTACGACAAGGGGTTCGCTCAGAACTGGATCCGCGAGGGCGACTTCGAAAAGCTCCAGAGCTATCTGGCGGACAAGACCCCCGAGGCCATGAGCAAAATCTGCGATGTCCCGGCCCAGGACATCGTGAAGCTGGCCGAAATGTGCGCCTCGGCACCCTCCGTTGGCGTAGACAGCTTCAAGGGCATCATGCTCGGCCAGGCCCTGGACTTCGGCCATGCCTGGACCAACTTCCTGGCCGTGACCGGCAACATCGACAACCCCGGCGGACAGCCCCTGCCCGACTTGACCCCGCTCTCCCCGGTCCTCCCGGCCCCGACCGGCCCGGACCTGGCGGCAAAGGGGTGGCACCGCACCGGGCCGGACAAGGACACGTTCGGCAAGTATTCCTTCATCATGGAGCCGACTTGGTACGAAGCCCAGGCCATCAAGAACGGCGACCTGAAGGTCCTGATCGTGGCCGAGTGCAACCCGGCCCTGACCGAGATGGGCCAGGAGGAATGGCGCAAGGCCGTGACCATGACGAACGACAAGGGGGAGTATCAGCTTGAAATGCTGGTCAGCTACGAAATCATGCTCTCCGATACCGCGAGGTACGCCGACTATGTGCTTCCGGACAAAAGCTATTTCGAGCGTTGGGAGCTGCTCTTCATGCCATGGTGGTACAACTTCGGCCACGGAGTGGCCCTGCGCCAGCCGGTGGTCGAAGCGCCGGGCGAATGCAGGCACTCCAACGAGGTCTTCATCGACCTCGGCAAGCGTCTGTGCCCCGAATACTTCGCCTTCAAGGACGACCTGGAATACTACGATATCCAGCTGGCGAGCCTTGACCTGTCCGTGGACACGTTGCGGGAGATGGGCGGGCTCTGGTCGCCCGGAACCACGGGCTTTCGCAAATACGAACAGAACGGTTTCGGCACCCCGAGCAAGAAGGTCCAGCTGTATTGGGAGGACCTGGAGGACGTGAACCAGGCCATGCCGCGCGTAGGTCTGGCCCCGGAATACGAGGCCGACGCCGGGGAATTCCCCTACATCCTCATCTCCTACCGGACCATCTTCCACCAGGGCTCAGGCCAGTGGACCCACAACAACCCGCAGCTGCGCGACCCGGTGGGCGGGCTCATGGAAAATCCGCTACTCATCAACACGGCCACGGCCAAGAAACTCGGCATCGAGGACGGGGCATTGGTCAGCGTGCGCTCCCGTACCGGCACGCTCAAAGTCCGGGCCAAATGCACCGAGCGCATCCGGCCTGACTGTCTGGGCCTGCATCACGGGTTCGGCGCCACTGTCGGCCGGGTGGCGGTGCTTGGCGAAGGGGTCAGCGACAACATCCTCATCCCGGACTCGGGCATGACGCTCGACTGGCAGGATGTCGTCGGCGGAGAATCGCACGTGTCCACCCGCGTCACCGTGGAAGGATGA
- a CDS encoding HPP family protein, translating to MIEIRLVLPNRREFRRDLYRPGVISLSRILWGSTGAGLFLALIALACDATGVSVLYPPLAATCFIGATCTYLRVARPKSVIVGHFISAVGGLLGVAAGEAMFGGTSLAIPAKLGLAVFFSAVFMQILDADHPPAAATAAIPAILPLPVPIAMLPLHMAWGAVLAVVFTVVWNRVWFECPAPDEGCPRSWLNLGMDKPDIAGTGICVLASLLMCAKPWSEGAYTAGLWVMSAGLAVMSLHHFFGARVLVARTDECPSAAPISGRSGPIPGSNTKEEKHGQ from the coding sequence ATGATCGAAATCCGGCTGGTACTGCCGAACAGGCGCGAATTCAGGCGGGACCTTTATCGGCCCGGAGTCATCTCCCTGTCGAGAATCCTGTGGGGCTCCACGGGTGCGGGGCTGTTTCTGGCGCTCATCGCCCTGGCCTGTGATGCCACCGGCGTGAGCGTGCTCTATCCCCCCCTGGCCGCGACCTGCTTCATCGGCGCAACCTGCACCTACCTGCGCGTGGCCCGGCCCAAATCGGTCATCGTCGGACATTTCATCTCCGCCGTGGGCGGTCTGCTGGGCGTCGCGGCAGGTGAGGCGATGTTTGGCGGCACAAGCCTTGCCATCCCCGCCAAACTCGGCCTGGCCGTCTTTTTTTCGGCCGTGTTCATGCAGATCCTGGACGCCGACCATCCCCCGGCCGCCGCCACCGCAGCCATCCCGGCCATCCTGCCGCTGCCGGTCCCGATTGCCATGCTGCCCCTGCACATGGCCTGGGGCGCGGTCCTGGCCGTGGTCTTCACCGTGGTCTGGAACCGCGTCTGGTTCGAATGCCCGGCCCCGGACGAGGGCTGCCCACGATCATGGCTCAACCTGGGCATGGACAAGCCCGACATCGCCGGCACGGGCATCTGCGTTCTCGCGTCCCTGCTCATGTGCGCCAAGCCGTGGAGCGAGGGCGCTTATACCGCAGGACTCTGGGTCATGTCGGCCGGGCTTGCCGTCATGTCCCTGCATCATTTCTTCGGCGCGCGGGTGCTGGTCGCGCGGACGGATGAATGCCCGTCCGCAGCGCCGATATCGGGCAGATCCGGGCCCATTCCCGGGTCAAACACGAAGGAGGAAAAACATGGACAGTAA
- a CDS encoding PilZ domain-containing protein: MINKRRSPRKASLERCSVELYASSKGPFESRIVNYSDRGLMIEMDHPLTRGEPVKILFRPGAENAQRLGETYCVGMVRWCAPQEGLFSSRYGVGLEMAEASDRRKNFRAA; the protein is encoded by the coding sequence ATGATCAACAAAAGAAGATCGCCACGCAAGGCCAGTCTGGAGCGTTGCAGCGTTGAACTGTATGCATCGTCCAAAGGCCCGTTCGAGTCCCGCATCGTCAACTACAGTGACAGGGGCCTGATGATCGAGATGGACCATCCCCTGACCCGGGGAGAGCCTGTGAAAATCCTCTTCCGTCCCGGAGCCGAAAACGCGCAGCGGCTCGGCGAAACCTACTGCGTAGGCATGGTCCGCTGGTGCGCCCCGCAGGAAGGTCTGTTTTCGAGCAGGTACGGAGTCGGCCTGGAAATGGCCGAGGCCTCCGACAGAAGGAAAAATTTCCGGGCGGCTTGA
- the uvsE gene encoding UV DNA damage repair endonuclease UvsE: MRFGLCCLFVAEKISFRATTAKVLGAMDRNAALAKVSGICLHNADNLLLAVRAAQRLGIGAFRISSPLFPRMTHPEVGYALEDLSQAETIAARMSAVRTFAQVHDIRLSFHPDQFVVLSSPHAHVVANSVRELEYHALLAEMVGADVINIHGGGVYGDKTAALARFAEAFKRLPENVAARLSVENDDVSYTVADLLPLCTELGLPLVYDAHHHRCNPDGLGVCEATELAATTWHGREPYCHISSPREGWNANQRPHADYIDPADIPQCWHGRTMTVDVEAKAKELAVVRLMHDLNV; the protein is encoded by the coding sequence ATGCGTTTCGGATTGTGCTGCCTCTTCGTGGCCGAAAAAATTTCCTTTCGCGCCACCACGGCCAAGGTTCTCGGCGCCATGGATCGCAACGCTGCCCTGGCCAAGGTATCAGGCATTTGCCTGCACAACGCGGACAATCTGCTCCTGGCCGTGCGGGCGGCGCAGCGGCTCGGCATCGGAGCCTTCCGCATCAGCTCTCCCCTGTTTCCGCGCATGACCCACCCCGAAGTCGGCTACGCCCTGGAAGACCTGTCCCAGGCCGAAACCATCGCCGCGCGCATGTCCGCCGTCAGAACGTTCGCGCAGGTACACGACATCCGCCTGAGCTTCCATCCGGACCAGTTCGTGGTCCTGTCCTCGCCCCATGCTCACGTGGTCGCAAACTCCGTGCGCGAACTGGAATACCACGCCCTGCTGGCCGAAATGGTCGGCGCGGACGTCATCAACATCCACGGCGGCGGGGTCTATGGGGACAAGACAGCAGCCCTGGCCCGCTTCGCCGAAGCCTTCAAGCGCCTGCCCGAAAACGTGGCCGCGCGGCTCTCCGTGGAGAACGACGACGTGAGCTACACCGTGGCCGACCTGCTGCCCCTGTGTACGGAGCTTGGCCTGCCGCTGGTCTACGACGCGCACCATCATCGCTGCAATCCCGATGGCCTGGGCGTTTGCGAGGCCACGGAACTTGCGGCGACGACCTGGCACGGCCGCGAGCCATACTGCCACATTTCATCCCCGCGCGAGGGCTGGAACGCCAACCAAAGGCCCCACGCCGACTACATCGACCCGGCCGATATTCCGCAATGCTGGCATGGCCGGACCATGACCGTGGACGTGGAAGCCAAGGCCAAGGAACTGGCCGTGGTCAGGCTCATGCATGATCTGAACGTGTAA
- a CDS encoding Y-family DNA polymerase — protein MRDFYLMVDCNNFYASCERVFDPSLEGKPVVVLSNNDGCVIARSNEAKALGVVMGEPAYKREAFFSRSGVHVFSSNYALYGDMSARVMRILAGFSEEAEVYSIDECFLLLRGFSSASLLRTAKEIRRTVRQWTGIPVCVGIARTKTLAKIANRLAKKESGDGVRLLEDEEDIDRVLSGLETGDIWGIGRRSARRLGDCGVRTALELKGRDDDWVRRHLTVTGLRTVLELRQIPCIALEDAPPPARSLVCSRSFGTRIENLASLEEAVSAYVQRAGEKLRRKGLVAGAVQVFLETNRFQPGPQYAGSRCRALPAPTADTLALHGPALEILRDIHKPGYRYQKAGVILQDLSPATGRQLSFLEPHGEEKTRRDALMRVMDRINTVHGRGTLTLAASGLGKKEWHMRQERRSPSYTTSWAELPVVH, from the coding sequence ATGCGCGACTTCTACCTCATGGTCGACTGCAACAATTTTTATGCGTCCTGCGAGCGGGTCTTCGACCCGAGCCTTGAAGGCAAGCCCGTGGTCGTGCTCTCCAACAACGACGGCTGCGTCATCGCCCGCTCGAACGAGGCCAAGGCCCTGGGCGTCGTGATGGGCGAACCGGCCTACAAGCGCGAGGCCTTTTTCAGCCGCAGCGGCGTGCACGTCTTCTCCTCCAACTACGCACTCTACGGCGACATGTCCGCGCGGGTCATGCGCATCCTGGCGGGCTTCTCGGAGGAAGCGGAAGTCTATTCCATCGACGAATGTTTTCTGCTGCTGCGGGGTTTCAGCAGCGCCTCCCTGTTGCGCACGGCGAAAGAAATCCGCCGCACCGTGCGGCAATGGACCGGCATCCCGGTCTGCGTGGGTATCGCCCGGACCAAGACCCTGGCCAAGATCGCCAACCGGCTGGCCAAAAAGGAAAGCGGCGACGGCGTGCGCCTTCTGGAAGACGAGGAGGATATCGACCGGGTCCTGAGCGGCCTGGAAACGGGCGACATCTGGGGCATCGGCCGCAGGAGCGCGCGGCGTCTTGGCGACTGCGGGGTGCGTACCGCGCTGGAGCTGAAAGGCCGGGACGACGACTGGGTCCGACGCCATCTGACCGTGACCGGTTTGCGCACCGTGCTGGAGCTGCGCCAGATCCCGTGCATCGCCCTGGAGGACGCCCCGCCCCCAGCCCGTTCCCTGGTCTGCTCACGTTCCTTCGGCACGCGCATCGAGAATCTCGCGAGTCTGGAGGAGGCGGTCTCGGCCTACGTGCAGCGGGCCGGGGAAAAACTGCGCCGCAAGGGACTCGTGGCCGGAGCCGTGCAAGTCTTTCTGGAGACAAACCGCTTCCAGCCCGGGCCCCAGTACGCCGGAAGCCGCTGCCGCGCCCTGCCCGCGCCCACGGCCGACACCCTCGCGCTGCATGGCCCGGCCCTTGAAATCCTGCGGGACATCCACAAGCCGGGCTACAGATACCAGAAGGCGGGCGTGATCCTGCAGGACCTCTCCCCGGCCACTGGCCGCCAGCTCTCCTTCCTGGAGCCCCACGGAGAGGAGAAAACCAGACGCGACGCGCTGATGCGGGTCATGGACCGCATCAACACCGTCCATGGCCGGGGCACCCTGACCCTGGCCGCCTCCGGCCTTGGGAAAAAGGAATGGCACATGCGCCAGGAGCGCCGCTCCCCCAGCTATACCACCTCCTGGGCCGAGCTGCCCGTGGTTCATTAA
- a CDS encoding LexA family protein, with amino-acid sequence MSNLLQLSTPSRERLEILGRAVSEPRHGTPLYLDRISAGFPSPADDYIETALDLNTYLIRNPAATFMVRVSGDSMTGAGISDGDVLVVDRSEQPAHGKIVVAVLDGELTVKRLVMKNGQTLLAPENPCYQPITVTEGQDLHVWGVVTGVVRKL; translated from the coding sequence ATGTCAAACCTTCTTCAGCTGAGCACCCCCAGCCGCGAGCGGCTCGAAATCCTGGGCCGCGCCGTCAGTGAGCCACGTCACGGCACGCCCCTCTATCTGGACCGCATCTCGGCCGGTTTTCCGTCTCCGGCCGACGACTACATCGAAACGGCCCTGGACCTGAACACCTATCTGATCCGTAACCCCGCCGCCACATTCATGGTCCGGGTCAGCGGAGATTCCATGACCGGCGCGGGCATCAGCGACGGCGACGTCCTGGTCGTGGACCGCTCCGAACAGCCCGCCCACGGCAAAATCGTGGTCGCGGTGCTGGACGGGGAACTGACGGTCAAACGCCTGGTCATGAAAAACGGGCAGACCCTGCTCGCCCCGGAAAACCCCTGCTACCAGCCCATCACGGTGACCGAAGGCCAGGACCTGCACGTCTGGGGCGTGGTCACGGGTGTGGTGCGGAAGCTCTAG
- a CDS encoding molybdopterin-dependent oxidoreductase, with protein MTITACTLDCPDACSLVAESGVDGLRLRGNPDHPFTRGFACPKLDVHRRRQISPHRLRSPRLKVDGRWQDISWDEAMGLCAEKIALYRDEPRSILHVRGSGNRGVIKALSNLFFRRLGASGLHGSLCDEAGIAACTEDFGCLRTNDISDILNTSALVNWGRDLARGSVHTAALVRALRKKGVPVLTIAPGEDTAKGFTDHFVRVRPGTDRFLAAAVLREVLRRQGIAPEVGAACRDLAGFEELLAGCGPELLEWCGATPADVALLADHYAGPMPVATLLGWGLQRYCFGGQNVRFINALAMLSGQVGRSGGGTYYGLSSMANFELPWKTETAYGRTLLMPDLARELRRADPPVRMAWIECINPANQFPEAAEVARALAGLDFVVVADAFMTDTAEVADLILPVALMLEQEDVVGSFLHEYVQLSAKAVEPPQGVRTDHRILSDLGARLSPPVTLPGPEEALRQALGSSTLNGSLEELRSRGYVRSTHGPVAFEGLRFGHADGLYRLPPRLDPPMTTMDDGYPLQLLTLINRRFVHSQILPEDQTGEPVVSVHPRTLEGLGIEPGAGWLVTALGRLAVLFAADESMHPDCAVYRRGPWGKLGGGVNRIIGFVETDMGGVGAYYEQRCRLERRGQ; from the coding sequence ATGACCATCACCGCCTGCACCCTCGATTGTCCCGATGCCTGTTCCCTTGTGGCCGAAAGCGGCGTGGATGGCCTGCGTCTGCGCGGCAATCCGGACCACCCCTTCACGCGCGGCTTTGCCTGCCCCAAGCTCGACGTGCATCGCAGACGCCAGATCAGCCCGCACCGCCTGCGTTCCCCCCGGCTCAAGGTGGACGGGCGCTGGCAGGACATAAGCTGGGACGAGGCCATGGGGCTGTGCGCCGAGAAGATCGCCCTGTACCGGGACGAGCCCCGCTCCATCCTGCATGTGCGCGGTTCGGGCAACCGGGGCGTGATCAAGGCGCTGTCGAACCTTTTTTTTCGCAGGCTGGGAGCCTCCGGCCTGCACGGGTCGTTGTGCGACGAGGCCGGGATAGCGGCGTGCACGGAAGATTTCGGCTGCCTGCGCACCAACGACATTTCGGACATTCTGAACACGTCGGCCCTGGTCAACTGGGGCCGCGACCTGGCGCGTGGCTCGGTGCACACGGCGGCCCTGGTCCGCGCCCTGCGCAAGAAGGGCGTGCCGGTGCTGACCATCGCCCCCGGAGAGGACACAGCCAAAGGTTTCACGGACCATTTCGTGCGCGTGAGGCCGGGAACGGACCGTTTCCTGGCCGCGGCCGTGCTGCGCGAGGTGCTGCGCCGCCAGGGAATCGCGCCGGAGGTGGGGGCCGCGTGCCGCGACCTTGCCGGCTTCGAAGAGCTGCTCGCCGGGTGCGGGCCGGAGCTTCTGGAGTGGTGCGGGGCGACGCCTGCGGATGTAGCGCTGCTGGCGGACCATTACGCCGGGCCCATGCCCGTGGCCACGCTTCTGGGTTGGGGGCTGCAACGCTATTGTTTCGGCGGCCAGAACGTGCGCTTCATCAACGCCCTGGCCATGCTCTCGGGCCAGGTGGGTAGAAGCGGCGGCGGGACCTACTACGGATTAAGCTCCATGGCCAACTTCGAGCTGCCCTGGAAGACGGAGACGGCGTACGGCCGGACCCTGCTCATGCCCGACCTGGCCCGGGAACTCCGCCGCGCCGACCCTCCCGTGCGCATGGCCTGGATCGAATGCATCAACCCCGCCAACCAGTTCCCGGAGGCGGCCGAGGTGGCCCGCGCCCTGGCCGGGCTCGATTTTGTGGTGGTCGCCGACGCCTTCATGACGGACACGGCGGAGGTGGCGGATCTGATCCTGCCCGTGGCGCTGATGCTCGAACAGGAGGATGTCGTCGGCTCCTTCCTGCACGAGTACGTGCAGCTGAGCGCCAAGGCCGTGGAGCCGCCGCAGGGCGTGCGCACGGATCACCGGATTTTGTCCGATCTGGGGGCCCGGCTCTCTCCCCCGGTGACTTTGCCAGGGCCCGAGGAGGCCCTGCGCCAGGCGCTCGGTTCCTCCACGCTGAATGGGAGTCTCGAAGAGCTGCGCAGCCGGGGGTATGTCCGTTCCACCCACGGGCCGGTGGCCTTCGAGGGCCTGCGCTTCGGGCACGCGGACGGTCTCTACCGCCTGCCGCCCCGTCTGGACCCGCCGATGACGACCATGGACGACGGCTATCCCCTGCAGCTCTTGACGCTCATCAACCGCCGCTTCGTCCATTCCCAGATCCTGCCCGAGGATCAGACCGGCGAGCCCGTGGTGAGCGTGCACCCGCGCACCCTTGAGGGGCTCGGCATCGAACCCGGAGCGGGTTGGCTGGTCACGGCGCTCGGACGGCTCGCGGTGCTGTTCGCGGCGGACGAGTCCATGCACCCGGATTGCGCGGTCTACCGGCGTGGGCCGTGGGGCAAATTGGGAGGCGGGGTGAATCGTATCATCGGGTTCGTGGAGACGGACATGGGCGGGGTCGGCGCGTACTATGAGCAGCGCTGCCGTCTGGAGCGCAGGGGTCAGTAG